DNA sequence from the Pseudorca crassidens isolate mPseCra1 chromosome 6, mPseCra1.hap1, whole genome shotgun sequence genome:
CATTTTAGTGAAAAGGTAAGTGTAATGCTGATTATCTGGATCCCATTTCTTCTGCAGAGTATCTCCTCTACATAGGAGGCACAAAGCACCCTCATCCCATGACTTCTAGAAAAGAAAGTGCAAACTCCTCTTAACCTGAGTTGGTGTTAAAGGTCAAACCTGTgtcttgaaatttttttgttattgccTGGTCATTTTTATGTTTCTCTATGACCCtcttaatgtttttaaagtgaCAGTGAGCTTTTATGCTGTCATAGATGATGTCAGGCATCTACCTAAAGACTTCTTTTGTAGGGGAAAAAACAATTAGGATGAACATTGAAAAGGAGCTTTGAAGACACAGTAAAGGTGGAAgtaagaggaaaaagtaaaattcaaagcACTGGTTTAAAACTTTATTCTGTAAGAAACCTAGGGTTCTGTGCAGCCATCTGAGGAACTTCTAACTTGGAGGGCTCTCTACGGGGACCCCTATCTACAGAGCAGAACCAGAACAGTGTATTTCTCTGGGTTCTGCTTAAGACTTTGTTTCAAAAAAGCATTATgcctctgaaaaaatatttgaccaCCTTTATTTAGGGTAATCCAGTGAGAAATGTGAATCCCAAATCGAACACTGTGGGCTTGATAGGGTTGTGGCATCCGTCTGACGGGCAGCTATGGCACAAGAAGCCAGCTGTGCTAGGCAGTTGAGGCCTGGTTTAGGGGCTACTGCAGGGGAGACCAAGAAAGTGGCAGAAAAAGAGTGTGTTTATGTAGTCTGCTCCACTAGGTGGtgctgttttaatttctctgtttaatTTTAGGTCTTCAGCTCTGTAAATGCTGTccttgatctttctgtttttcggAGTGAAATTGGTCTGAGAAGTCTGGTAATGGACCTGAAAAGGGAAATCCCAGCTTTATGCTTCAGTCCTTTGGAAGCCAATGGAAGAATCTCCGTTCAAGGATCATTTCTGGCTATCAAGAAGCTCAAAGAGTCTTTGCTATTAAAAGCAAGTtctcttttagaaaaaaacaggaaTAGACAGAGCCCCAGAGGGAGTACATGGAAAAGTAGTCACTCTTTAAAGCCACCCAGGTCCTCAACACCTGAGActatgagaagaggagaaaggcttGTTCTCGACACAGATATTTTCCTTTACCTGAAAAAGACGAGCGGATTTTATGAAAGCACACTGAAAAAATTTCATGCTCTATGTCAAGAGACAGTGGATGGTGAAATTACCACACTTTGTATAAGGAATGCTCAAGGTGGTTCTCAGCCAAACAATGAAAAACAGGTGAAAGAGCTCATTGAGAGATATTCACATGCTCTTCACTTCGAGCTTAGAAAGGAGACATTTAttttggaaggaaaggaaaatagagagaaaagaaatattaagcTGGCATGTAAGCAACTAAGTTCAAGGTACCTTCAGGTTCTGGTTAATTTTTATCATACGCACATTGACATTATAGGATCTTCTTCTGACACGTACTTGTTTAAAAAAGAGGTCATGAAATTAATAAGGCAGAAAGTTAGGTAATAAAATCCTCAGCAATAGTAATAAGAATGGCTGCTGCCTTCCCTTACTGAGCAGTGGTGATGTCATGAGTGATCCCAGCTTTacagacattatctcatttaattctttttttttttttttttttttggctgcaccgcacagcttgcgggatcttagtttcccaaccagggatcaaacctgggtcccctgccgtgaaagtgtggagtcctaaccactggatgccagggaattccctatctcatttaattcttgtgAACATCTTTCATCACAGGCATTTCCATCCTCATGTTATAGGGGAAGAAACTAGGATTTGAATAGGTGAAAACACTTGTCTGAAGTTATCTACCTGCCCATCAGCAGGAGTTAAACCCAAAGATAATATCTAAGGtataaaacttcaaaaattataaaactaaatttaaagaAACTTCACTTTCTCTGCAAccccaaattcttagaaaaaagaGGTAGCCTTCATTCTAACATATAAGAAGTTTGGATGATTATTATGCCATTGGCAATTTCTTAACATTTACAAAATTTGCGTTTACTCCAAATAGAATTAGAATCCTAGCAAAACTCACTTGAGAAGCTACTTACATGGTATTTCTGATGCAGGTAGTCATTAGTTGACCAAATCCCATACTGTATAAGGCTACTGGACATGCAGAACATTTTTACTGCTCCTTACTTAGCCTAAGTACTTACATAAAATGTTGGTTCTCCTGTTGGAATTATGAAGGGAGTATAGTGTCTATTTTATAATTGTATTGTAAAATTAATAGCATTTCAGGAATAAGATCATGGATAATAAGAATAATAGCAAACACTTTCTTGCTAGGCATAATTTTAAGTGTATTACATATCTTTACTCATTCAGTCCTGacagcagccctgtgaggtaggtgctatCTTTATCCCCCtttcacacatgaggaaactggtgCCTAGTGATGTAATATAACTTGCCCATGGCTCTGATTACCGAACGGTGCTTCTCCCTTTTGTAGTCTCTCACAATTCTACTTAAACAATTGAGAAATGTTTCCTTAAAGATGACAGAAGGATTTGAAAATTCTTTACTGAAGGGTAGCCAGAGCTTGTAAGTCATTTGGTTGTCTGTGACTGACCTGCATTTAACTTAGCATTAAGCCAATTTTAAGTACCGGGGACACTGCAGAGACCCTCCCAGGATAATAAAATGATACATCTTGCTCATCTCAAAGTAAACAAACATGGTTACGATGATTTGAACTGTTTATATCAGTAGAAAAGCATAAGAAAAATctatatgctttcatttttcttagctACCTAAATCCCAAATATGTaaatgatttctatttctttaaatatgttatttcatttctgtATGGCTAAACTTTTTGCATGGGAAAATTCTCTTTATATGAAGTGTCCAATAAGGTATCTTTAAAAAGGTGTTTGACTTTCATTTTGCTTCTAAGGGTTTGTCTCAGTCTGGGTCCAGTCGGGAGAGAGAAGGCACACAGTAATTTGAACAGGGaaactttaatataaagaattattaactatgACGGGATTGGAATAATGAGGGATTGGCTCATAAACAGAGAAAACTCTACCAGATAATAGGAGTAACAGATATAAGGAGTAGTTTAGACAGAGCACCCAGGGAAAACCTCCCCCGCCCACCCTACAGCTCCGAACTTAGATCCAGACTTTGCCATAGGGTTTGTGCCAGGGAATCTTGCTGGAGATCCATCCTCTAGGGTACTGGAGGAATCTGTTTAGAAGGTGTCTCTCCAGCGACCCTCCATTACAACATGCCTGAGGGGATTTCTGGGGGGAGCTGCTGGTGGCCGGGTGCCGCTGGCCATTTGGTACTATGGGTGCTCAGTGCTGGGGAGGCCTTGGGTTTGGGCGTTGGACACTGGAGCAGCTGCCCATGCTGCACGAGCCTAATGCTGGAGAAGCTGCGTATGGGGGACCCTTCCTCTGCCGGGGACCTCGATTCTGAGGAGCCTGCCACTTCAGTTCCACACTGAAGGAGGAACAAGGCTCTTTCCTCCTGCAGTGCCTCTCCAGCGCCCTCTACTGAGAAAGCTTAATATCTTGCCAGCTACAAAGGAAGGATAAAGGGCCCAATTTGTTTTTACTGAGTAGGCATATAGGATGAATTTATAGCTGAGTCAATAAATTGATAACTGGCAGTTATATTTGATACCTACCAAGGCTTTCATTATTACCACAAATTTAATACCAATAGAATAGTctttcagggacttccttggtggcgcagtggttaagaatccacctgccgggcttccctggtggcgcagtggttgagagtttgcctgccgatgtaggggacacgggttcgtgccccggtccgggaagatcccacatgccatggagcggctgggcctgtgagccatggccgctgagcctgcgcgtccggagcctgtgctccgcaacggcagaggccacaatagtgaggcccgcgtacagcaaaaaaaaaaaaaaaaaagaatccacctgccaatgccggggacacaggttcgacccctggtccgggaagatcctacgtgctgcggagcaactaagcccgtgtgccacaactactgagcctgcgctctagagcctgtgagccacaactactgagcctgtgtgccacagctattgaagcccgcgcgcctagagcccgtgttctgcaacaagagaagtcaccgcaatgagaagccctcacactgcaacaaagagtagcccctcctcaccgcaactagagaaagctcgcacaaagtaacgaagacccaacgcagtcaaaaataaataaataaataaataaatgaaaaaaaaatcctattaaaaaaatagtctttcaACAAAGAGCTGGATCAGAATACTGAGGCTCATTCCTTGACTGGATAGACACTGAATGCTAATTGGTTTATGGGTATGAATATAGCATCTTCTGCTTGAGAAGATTATGTAATTCAGGTGTTTTACATATTGCTGTCCATTTTAGAGTTCATTTAACAGCACTGTCCTTATAATATGCTAGTCATGTAACCAATTTCTATCCTTAAtaaaaactgacattttaattttcaaaatggtagtaatgatttttattaaaatttatttttgaaggtTGCTGATGCTCAGGAAGATGATGTGAATTCTATCCTGTTCTAGCCTAAATCCTGTTGTGTGTCTGCCATTGGGagaaaaatgtatcatttaactAGATAATAAGTTGGTACTTTTCAAAGAGGTTGCAGATGGTTAAGAAAGCCATTCTCAAGTTAAAAGAAGATGTGGGAGTTTCAGCTTATGATGAAAAAGAAGAGTGGGAGAAAGTGTGGGAGAAAGGAGAGGCATTTTGAGTATGAAACTCATTCAGGGATTTTTGTTGAGCTCATCCTCTGGGTTCTGGAGACAATAGTGGGATGTAAGACAGAAATGTTCAGTGACTCCTTAGAAGTTACTGCCTAGTCTGGCAGAGAAGGCAGGCAAACAAGCCATTACAATAGTGCTTGCTATAGAAGTACCTGGGGTAGGGTTGGAGGGTCATTTCTTACCTGGGATATATTAGTCATTTCAATATTATCAGCATGAGCCTCAGAAAAAGACGGTAAGCatgaattaaagttttatttacattattattaaggAGTAAACTAGCAGAAGGACAAAACTCGTTCAAAGAGAAAGTAAGAAGTGAAATTAAAAAGTCAatagggggcttccttggtggcgcagtggttgagagtctgcctgccgatgcaggggacacgggtttgtaccccggtccgggaagatcccacatgccgcggagtggctgggcccgtgagccatggccactgggtctgcgcgtccggagcctgtgctccgcaacgggagaggccacaacagtgagaggcccgcgtaccgcaaaacaaacaacaacaacaacaacaacaacaaaaaagtcaataGGAAAATGCATGTTAGTAAAAATTGCTAAATTAGAAACAAAACTTGTCGGTGTTACAAAACTGATTTGGAAGGTTATTTTCTCTGCTAGACAGAAAAAATAATCACACTTTATCgtttttttaagaagttaaaCTTATAATTTTACAGAGTTGTAAAATGTCATTGCCCTTATCAACCGTGATATTAAGTGAAACGAACTTACATTCCTCAAAAGAGATGACCCACAAGTGGGCTTATTAGAGCTTGTCCAGCAGGGCATTAAAAggtcacaaaattattttttgcctTACTTCTGTGTTTTGAGTAATTTTCTTTAACAAGTGCAAGAAGAAGCTCCCAGAGGCTGAGAGCCTGTGGATGGGTTAGTCCAATGATGGGATGAAAAGGCAGGACAGCTCTTGGTTTGGCAGATGAATGCCAAGTTTAGGGATGGCTGAATTTTGATAGCTTAGTTTTTACAACTTTAAACTGAGGGACAAGATTGCTTGATTCCTCAGTAGAAGACTCACACATATAAAGGTGTAAAGGGAAGGAAACGTCAAATTTGCCTTGTGAATTTCTCCATATAAACCATGTTAGCGACAATGTATGGAGTTTCCCAAAGATAGTAATTTAAGGAATGTAACTATCCTGCCAAGATTTCACTACTCTAGGATCATTTCCTGGTATAAATACTGGCCTAGGAAACTCGTGTGGGCGCTCTTCCATATTCGCCACTCACCCCTTCTCTCCCATCTTTTACCTCTTCCAAACTGAGGGATTCTGAGAAAGTTCCTCACTCCTCTAGCTTCAGTGTTCTCAGCTGTAACCTGAAAATAATACCTATtttgcagggttgttgtgagtTTTAGAAAACATGTTACATAACAGATGTTCAAGAATAGTAGCTATAATCTTAAGAATTGGTAATACCAACACCCCAAGAAAagctccctctgcttggaatgcctCATCTCAGAGCTGGCACCAATATGTCATCCATGCTGAAGAGCAGAGTCGCTCTgggctccttcctcttctttccatTTATATGGCCACAACCTTAGACCAGGCCTCTGTAATTTCTTGTCCGGTTTAGTGGGTTAAATAGTATTCCCTCAATATTCATGTcttcctggaacctcagaatgtgactttatttggaaatagggtctttgcagatgtggttaGTTAAGAGTGATGCCCTAACCCGATGActcgtgtccttataagaaagggagaggatgcagaaACTCAGAGAAAACGAGGAGTAAGTTCATGTGATGACAAAGGCAGAGGGTGGAGTGATATAGCTACAAGCCTAGGAAGGCCAAGGATGGCAGGGAGCCACTAGGaactgaaagaggcaaggaagaattcTTCCCTGGAGTCTTCAAATGGAGTGTGATCCTGTCAACactttgatcttagacttccagcctccagaactgtgagagaataaacttctgttgttttaagccaccaacttCGTGGTAATTTgtgatggcagccctaggaaaccaatacaCATGGCTTTCCTTCAAAAAATTCCTGCAACCCCCGATCCTTGCAGCTGGCTCTGTGTGGGATCCTGTTGTATGCGCTATAACACCTTCTCTGTGACAGCATTTCACAGTACTTTTTGTTGGTTTCTTGTCTTCCTTTCCCACTACATAGTGGTTTCCATGAGGACaggaattttgtcttttttctacTGTATTTATCCCCTGTTTAtaacagagtgcctggcacaaagtaggcattccataaatatttatgaaatataagAACAATTTTTGTGTTAGCCACAGAATTTAGTATAGGGTTTTATACTGAAATAAGTGTCTTATAAACGTGTGTTCATTGgaattttctgtcttttgatATAGTCTTCCCACTTGCCAACATCATAAAACTAATACTAATCTCTTACCATCTCTTCAGGATGTGTCCTCATTTCTTACTTGTATCATTTCCTCCAATCTAGGAAATTCTGGCAAGACCAACTCAAGCAGGTTGGCCAGTTACTGCCCTGGCAGGAAGTCCCTGGGCATGTTCCCTAATTCCCTCCATTTGCCTAGTTCCTGACTAGGTTTCACCAGTGAGACAAAAGTCTCTTGTGACTTAATTTGAAAGTTATGAAGATTCATGGGGTCTGTCCATGCTGGTATCTGGTTGTTGTCAGCTTTAGCAGCTCACTGGAGAATTCTCAATGTCTATAAGCTGTCTACTCATTAATGCTTGAGATAGTAAAGCATTTAATTAGAAGACAATACTATATAGCATGCGTAAGGTTGTTAAGACCATCCTTCAGTTAACAAATTTCTGAGAAAAGCAATAGGAGTAGAATATACCTCCTTTTGATTATCTGTGAAATTTAGTGCTAGAGGAAATTAGTCTAACACATATTTTACTGACTCAGATATTATAAGGGGATTAACTTAAAAAGTAGGGACTTTTAGGGAGTGGGTGGGAAGAGGGATATAGAATATAAaggttctttttgttgttggagaaacttgtttaaaataaataagtgatttCATGAGGGGAATagaaagataaaatgtaaaaatggtaGCGTTTTCGAGGGATGTGTATGAAGATTGGGAGGAGCAGCTTGAAGACAGATGTTTATGGGCTAACTGTTTAAGGTTTATCAAAAATGTCAGCCAAAGTAGACAGCTCACGCCCCTTCTTTCTCCCTGGCAAGGTTCCTCTTAGACTGAAAACCTCACAGTTTCCTTCCCTCACCAAGCATTTTGGATTCTATCTCCATATCATCCTTtgtatttgtttcctcttttccatTCTCAGTGACACTGCTGTAATGAGCTCATACCTAAGCTGTTGCAATATTCTCCTAACAGGccttcctggctctgcccttcCCACCCCCATGCCCTCAATCCGCCTTATATGCCACCACCAGATTAATGTGACTGTAGCGATTAGTGAAATTTGGGAGGCTTCTGCTGTCTGGCTGGTGTTGTCCTACCCTGAAATTTCATTGCAACATTTAATCTTAGGTTCTCCTTATCCCTTTATAGCATGTGTTTTCTGATAGGTATACACTACTCATGCTCATAAAAGTTAAGTGTTTTctcatatattaactcatattcttttttttaatgtctaataTTCAGACGTgaataagtttttcttttcttttttttaagctagCGCTAGTAAGCATAACTTACTTATAGGTAGtattaggggaaccactgactgaaaccgTCTGTCCTGGCCAGGCACCAcagtaaccacttgcatgagttatcttacaataggaggtcctggtaaggaacaggAACTAGCAAGCTACCACCACCCAGAATAatttgggaaaggtcaaaaggagagaggagatgccagtccatatgtcctaccaacctcccagaatccttctcgctggaatccattTTGGCTGTGTGATGcatgcaccaccaggaaggaccctgagtcagagtgatCGGCCAGAGATAAGCCGGAAACTAAGGCAgttaccataaaacctgagactgcgaaCCACGTGGCAGAGcatttctcctgggttcccttattctgctgctctccacccgggtgccccttcccaataaagccccttgctttgtcagcatgtgtgtctctttggacaattcatttccgagtgttaggcaagagcccactctcggaccctggaaggggtcccccttcttGCAACAGTAGCACTATGTCAGAAGAACACTGCCTATGTGGTAGTCAAATGGCATAGAGATTGAGAGCATGGGTTTTGCAGCTTGATGGGTCTAAGATTGAATTTTAGCAACACTACTTACTGACTTGTGACTCTGGGccttcagtttccacatctataaaatgggaataataactgACCCAATAAGATTTTGTGACAATACGATGaagttcccagcccagggcttggCCCCCCGCAGCAAATCGAAGCCATTTCTGTCACTCCTGTCAATCAGAGGAGAGAACTTGCAGTGGTTCAGACTAAATACAGTAAGATGACTTAAAAAGTATTCCTTATATTTGCTCTTGTTTCAGGCCTTAATCTATAATAGGAGGAACATGGGAAGGAAGACACTGCTTGATGTTAAAAAACGTCTTTTATAAAAGAGAATGCCCTCCAAAGTGGTCTCCCCATAGGTACGGAGGTATAAGTGAAGCAGGCTTCATTGTTTCACAGCGTAATCTTGGGAGGGAATATCAGAATGTCTCAATATTTTTCATGCCCCGGGGGGGAAGAGGAAGTGGCTTCTGTTCGCCAGAAGACAGTAGGTGAGGGCTGAGCTCtggctttattatgttaaggGATGCGACTTTCAGTAGCTTTTAGCCTCCAGGAGCCTGGACCAGCTAATAGATTCCTGTAGTTTTCAAATATCCCCTTGATTTTTTTGcaagggtgggggtggaggtggggtggaggtgtgGGAGGTGTGGGTGTGGGCAGGCGTGGGGGCACTGGGAGAGGGAGTACTGGAGTGCACACCTGCAGTTAGTTGTATGTCATCAACCACTACACCTGGGAAACTGCTTTAAACCCTTTTAACTGATCTATACTGTTTCATCACATTGGGGTATAAGATTAgactcttaaaatatttaaatgaatgactccaatacttatttttttttcccacagtgagaaggcctttcttctttttctggggtcCTCTCTGTCTCTGATTCTAAAATGCCAGGAGAGTCAGACTTGAAGGAAAGACAACTGGTAAGCCCGCCCAGTTTGCCAGAGGAATTCATCCTGGTTAACAAGTTGTCCCAAGTGGTCTGTCATTTCAGTATGTCATCCTAAATAGGTAAATTGAGGCAAGTTCACAtcaccagaaactgaatttttacagGAATAACCGAGAGAAATTGCAATTCGGGAAATGCATTTTATATAGCAAGTACGTTGAGGATTTAGGGCTGGCTGTTATCTATGGGCAAGTAATCAGAGTCCAAGCAGTGAATTAGTTGGCCTGAAGTCGGGGAGAGATTCTTGGCGGATGCTCACTGGTCAGCAGGTAACTCCCCATCTCCTGTCAATCAGGCATTGATGGGAAATCAGTCTCAGTTCATTGGTTCCGTTCTTCCGAGGGCGCATGCGTGAGAGCCGCCATTTCTTCTCCTCCGAGTCCGCTTTTGACTGACGTCGTTTCATAAGTGCGGTCCTTGTCCTCAAGGTGGTCAAGCCCAGTGCCCATCACTGTACCGGTAGTAGTTTCTGCAGGTGAAGAAAGCAGCCTGGCAGGTGTCATACGCGGTCTTCACCAAGATCTTCACGACGCGCCAAGGTAGGCCGCCTCCTGGGGAGTTGCTTCTTTAGGGACGGAGCTCGCTCCTCTCACACAGAGGCGGTTGTCATTATTCTTGGAGTCTGTATTTACAAATTTATCTACGCTGTAAAATTTATCTGTAAGCCCCATTCCCAGACATGCGCGAAAGCTCACAAAAGTCGCCTGACAGGCATGTACCCAGCTGAGGGGGAACAAGGTGACGCGCTAGCTTCCTATTTCAGCTCTGTCACTGTCGGCACGTGTTGTTTACACGGTAGTTAGTGCCATGTTTTTCACATGTCTGTGCTTTGCCTTTTAAAGTGGCCCCGGTGGAGAGCTGCAGTACTACTGTCTAGTGTGGGTTAAGTTTGAGAAGGCTGCCATGAGCTTTACCAGAAGAGACGTGTGGTAATAAACTTATTTCAGGCAGGACTTAGAGAGCTGTTGGACATGAGTtcagtgttaatgaatcaacaacagTTATTAAATAAGGCACCTTTCAGCAGaagcacacataaaacaaggttatggggcttccctggtggcgcagtggttgagagtctgcctgccgatgcaggggacacaggttaatgccccggtccgggaagatcccacatgccgcggagcggctgggcctgtgagccatggccgctgagcctgcgcgtccggagcctgtgctccgcaacgggagaggccacagcagtgagaggtccgcgtaccacaaaaaaaccccaaagaaacaaaaaaaacaaggttatgtattgatgGGTTTACGGAAATGCTGAGACCAGAGGCTTGCAGGAATCTAACTCTGTATTTGCCTAGAAGTGATGGCTCAGTCCCATCATCTGTTTCAGTGTTCACCAAAACTTGATAGGACAAAACTACCCTCGATCATGAGAATCGGCAGTCGGGACAGCTGTTTCTCTAAGATATGCCCATGGTGCCAGGAAGAGGAGTCAG
Encoded proteins:
- the RBM43 gene encoding RNA-binding protein 43 → MASVLKVKESEASERTIVVAGLPVGSVNDQSLTVLVKSHFQDIENEGGVVEDVIYPTRTKGVAYVTFKEKKVAENVIRKEKHYLAEMVRPAQLTVSHFSEKVFSSVNAVLDLSVFRSEIGLRSLVMDLKREIPALCFSPLEANGRISVQGSFLAIKKLKESLLLKASSLLEKNRNRQSPRGSTWKSSHSLKPPRSSTPETMRRGERLVLDTDIFLYLKKTSGFYESTLKKFHALCQETVDGEITTLCIRNAQGGSQPNNEKQVKELIERYSHALHFELRKETFILEGKENREKRNIKLACKQLSSRYLQVLVNFYHTHIDIIGSSSDTYLFKKEVMKLIRQKVR